Part of the Sphingobium lignivorans genome is shown below.
TCTTCGCGCAGGCCAGCCGCATCATGTATGCCGACCGTGATCGCTATGTGGGCGACCCTGCCTTCGCACAGGTGCCCATCAAGGGCCTGATCGACCCGGCCTATGTCGCGGAGCGGGCACGGCTGATCGGCACGACGGCGGGTGCACCGCCGGTCGCGGGCATTCCCCCAGGCGCTGCGCTCGCCGGGGTGGATGCCACGGTCGAACCGGGCGGCACCTCGCATTTCATCGTGGGCGATGCGCAGGGCAATGTCGTTTCCATGACGACCACGGTCGAATCGATCTTCGGCACGGGCCGGATGGTGGATGGCTTCTTCCTCAACAACCAGATGACCGATTTCTCCTTCGTGCCGCGCGATGCGGAAGGGCGGCCGGTCGCCAATGCCGTGGCGCCGGGCAAGCGCCCCCGCTCGTCCATGATCCCGCTCGTGCTCATCGATGAGGCAGGCCGGTTCGCCGGCGCTTTCGGATCGGCGGGCGGCAACGCGATCCTTGCCTATGTGGGCAAGTCGCTGGTCGCGGCCATCGACTGGCAGCTGCCTGTTCAGGAGGCGCTGGCATTGCCCAATCTCGTCGCGCGTGGCGCCGCCTTCCAGGGAGAAGTCGACAAATTTCCTCCCGATGTGATCGAGGGACTTAAGGCCCGCGGCATCGATCTGCGGCCGGGGCAAGGCGAGGATTCGGGTGTCCATGCGGTCATGATCCGCGAGGGGGACCGGTTCGATGGCGGCTACGATCCCCGGCGCGAGGGGCGCGCCATCGCCGAGCCGAAGTGACCCAAGCGCCCCCGGAGCCAGGTCGAGCCTCCCCGCTGTGCCCGATTTGCCGACCGGAAACGGGAAGCCGCGATCCGCATCCTGACGCGGCTCTCCCTCAGCGCGAGCGTGCGGCATGATCCTTTCCGCCCTGTTCCGGGCTCTTCCGCAGATCGCCCTGCCGGACATCCGGGCGGTGCTCTGGCGCAGCCTGGCGCTCACGCTCCTGGCGTTTGCCGGACTGGGTGTGGCGGTCTGGTGGGGCTTGCGGACCCTTTTCATGCGAACGGGCTGGCTCGCGGCGGACGGTTTCGCCGGCGCGGCGCTGGCGGGGCTGATCGCGGCGCTCTGTGCCTGGCTTCTGTTCCGCGCCGTGGCCATCGCGGTGGTCGGCCTCCATGCCGACCGGATCGTGGCAGCCGTGGAACGGGCGAGCTATCCCGGCCGGCATGCCGCCGCCCGGATCGTGCCGGTGACGCAGGGTGCGGCCGGCGCGATCCGCTCCGTGGCGCGCACAATCGGCTGGAATCTTCTCGTGCTGCCGCTCTATCTCCTCCTGCTTGCCACCGGGATTGGCGCGCCGCTGCTGTTCTTCGCGATGAATGCCTGGCTGCTCGGCCGCGATCTCGCCGAGCAGGTCGAGGGACGTCATCCCGACCTGCCGCCTCTCAGCGCCGGTCAGCGATCGCAGATCGGTCTCGTTTCGGCTCTGATGTTCCTGTTGCCTGTCCTGAACCTGCTTGCGCCTGTGCTGAGCGTGGCTATGGCAACCCACATGTTTCTAGGGCGCAGGGCGGACTGACGGCATGGTCCGCGCATTCATCATCCGGCATGGCGGCGCGGCAGCACTGATGCTCGGCCTGCTGCCCGCGCTGGCAGCCTGCGGTGCCGGCGTCGTTCCTCCGGGCGATGCCGCGCGGCCGGCGGTGGGGTTCACGCCGGCCAGGAAGTCGCAGCCTGGCGGCCTGATGGGGGCCGATGCGCGGGGACTGACGCGCCTCTTCGGCGAGCCGCGCCTCGACATCCGCGATCCGGCCGCGCGCAAGCTCCAGTTCGCGAACGGGCGGTGTGTGCTCGATGCCTATCTCTATGCACCCGCCGCCAATCGCGAACCTGTCGTCACGCATGTCGACGCGCGCGACGGCAACGGGGCGGACATGGACTGGAACGCCTGCGCGAAGATGTTGCGCGACCGCTAGGCGGATCAGCCGGTCTGGTCGCCCGTTGCCGTGATTTGCGTGGCGAGCCGCTCCAAGGCCCAGCGCGCCGCTTCCGCCACGACAGCGTCATCATCGTCCACCAGCCGTTGCAGCGCAGGCACCAGTGCGGGATCGGCGCTGTTGCCCGCAGCGATCGCAGCGTTGCGCACCATGCGGTTGCGCCCGATCCGCTTGATCGGCGAGCCGGCGAACACGGCCCGGAAGGCCGCGTCATCCAGTGCCAGCAGATCGGCAAGATCGGGCGCCACCAGCTCCGCGCGCGGCAGATAGGCCTTGTTGGCTCGCGCAACTTGCGCGAACTTGTTCCAGGGACAAACGGCGAGACAGTCGTCGCAGCCATAGACATGATTGCCGATGCCCGGCCGTAACTCCTCCGGGATCGGGCCCTTGTGCTCGATGGTGAGATAGGAAATG
Proteins encoded:
- a CDS encoding EI24 domain-containing protein, translating into MILSALFRALPQIALPDIRAVLWRSLALTLLAFAGLGVAVWWGLRTLFMRTGWLAADGFAGAALAGLIAALCAWLLFRAVAIAVVGLHADRIVAAVERASYPGRHAAARIVPVTQGAAGAIRSVARTIGWNLLVLPLYLLLLATGIGAPLLFFAMNAWLLGRDLAEQVEGRHPDLPPLSAGQRSQIGLVSALMFLLPVLNLLAPVLSVAMATHMFLGRRAD